In the genome of Halobacterium noricense, one region contains:
- a CDS encoding type II toxin-antitoxin system death-on-curing family toxin — MGDSLWYPSVADVLAIHEDIVAEYPNTPSGVRDRGDIEFVLTYIEEGHFDSAPESIHEKAYHLLRLLVANHPFVDANKRALNTVVVFYFLNGYRFAYDEEVRKLLKQFGTDERTVDESAVVEYLRTHTEELDLAGEMERWREDLLQYGIEQLTGDSGDQKD; from the coding sequence ATGGGTGATTCGCTGTGGTACCCGTCGGTCGCGGACGTCCTCGCTATCCACGAGGACATCGTGGCGGAGTACCCCAACACGCCCTCCGGAGTCCGAGACCGGGGCGACATTGAGTTCGTATTGACGTACATCGAGGAGGGACACTTCGACTCCGCGCCGGAATCGATTCACGAGAAGGCGTATCACTTGCTGCGGCTGCTCGTCGCCAATCATCCGTTCGTGGATGCGAACAAGCGAGCGCTGAACACGGTGGTCGTCTTCTACTTCCTGAACGGCTACCGGTTCGCCTACGACGAGGAGGTCAGGAAGCTTCTGAAACAGTTCGGCACCGACGAACGAACAGTCGATGAATCAGCCGTAGTCGAGTACCTTCGAACGCACACCGAGGAGTTGGACTTGGCGGGTGAGATGGAGCGGTGGCGGGAAGACCTCCTCCAGTACGGTATCGAGCAGTTGACGGGGGACTCGGGTGACCAGAAGGATTAA
- a CDS encoding nucleotidyltransferase domain-containing protein: MQNGARVLLDYPLPEERVFRYQAMQDILHHLVNNPFEEFTQKELATITGADISSVSRSVDLLEQLGTITVSEETPAKIAIDQDHLTASNPLLTIPQEEFRKPVQTFLEEVSDDIDASEEVDELVGVVLFGSVARGTADRSSDIDLLVLVDGDATYARRLTSKLARDLETRAFDGDRYQFEVLVETPESAASRGDDLREIFDDGIVVERTDALADVRAAVYQDDGEVTE, encoded by the coding sequence ATGCAAAACGGGGCGCGTGTGCTACTGGACTACCCCCTCCCCGAAGAGCGGGTTTTCCGGTACCAGGCGATGCAAGACATCCTCCACCATCTCGTGAACAATCCGTTCGAAGAATTCACACAAAAGGAGCTAGCGACGATCACTGGAGCCGACATCTCGTCGGTCTCTCGGTCAGTCGATCTTCTCGAACAGCTCGGCACCATCACCGTCTCCGAGGAAACGCCCGCGAAAATCGCAATCGACCAGGACCATCTCACCGCATCCAATCCGCTCCTGACAATCCCACAGGAGGAGTTCCGGAAACCCGTACAGACGTTTCTTGAGGAGGTCTCCGACGACATCGACGCCTCCGAGGAGGTGGACGAGCTCGTCGGTGTGGTGCTGTTCGGGAGCGTCGCACGCGGGACTGCCGACCGGAGCAGCGACATCGACCTGCTCGTGCTCGTCGATGGCGACGCGACGTACGCACGACGGCTCACCTCGAAACTCGCCAGGGACCTCGAAACCCGAGCGTTCGACGGCGACCGCTACCAGTTCGAGGTCCTCGTCGAAACACCCGAATCAGCCGCCTCCCGCGGCGACGACCTTCGGGAGATTTTCGACGACGGCATCGTCGTCGAACGAACCGATGCGTTAGCAGACGTTCGGGCAGCAGTCTACCAAGACGACGGAGAGGTGACGGAGTGA
- a CDS encoding MATE family efflux transporter, whose amino-acid sequence MIRLAWPMVVIQLLQVTYNLADTFWLGRLSGNAVAAISLAFPLVFFLISVGGGFTTAGSILVAQYTGADSEGSAGKVAAQTMGFVVAISTVLGVVGHFVTRDMLALLPAQAETARVVVPLAGDYMEVFFLGMPALFGFFVFSALMRGYGNTRTPMRVMFVSVAINVVLDPLLIFGWWVFPEMGIAGAAVATIFARLVAAAVGVYVLFFTDAGPDISLSQFAPDVSMISRIVRVGTPSAAEQSTSALAMITLTAMVASFAPAVVGAFGLGNRLISLVFLPAMGLGRATNTMVGQNLGAKQTERAERAVWLAAKVAAGVLFAVAIVAVIFPRPIVSVFLSPGAENAAAIVEYGSTYVRIRAIEFVFVGVVQVLLGAFRGAGNTKTAMVISMVTLWIGRVLTVYLFAFVLDWGATGIWVGMAFGNITGAIVAAAWFTRGTWKRTLVDADEPEAA is encoded by the coding sequence ATGATTCGGCTCGCGTGGCCGATGGTCGTCATCCAGCTCCTCCAGGTGACGTACAACCTCGCGGACACGTTCTGGCTCGGCCGGCTGTCCGGGAACGCCGTCGCCGCCATCAGCCTCGCGTTCCCGCTCGTCTTCTTCCTCATCTCCGTCGGTGGCGGGTTCACGACCGCCGGCTCGATTCTCGTCGCGCAGTACACGGGAGCCGACAGCGAGGGCTCCGCGGGGAAGGTCGCCGCCCAGACGATGGGCTTCGTCGTCGCCATCTCGACGGTCCTCGGCGTCGTCGGCCACTTCGTCACCCGGGACATGCTCGCGTTGCTCCCTGCGCAGGCCGAGACTGCCAGGGTCGTCGTGCCGCTGGCCGGCGACTACATGGAAGTGTTCTTCCTCGGGATGCCCGCGCTGTTCGGCTTCTTCGTGTTCTCCGCGCTGATGCGCGGCTACGGCAACACCCGCACGCCGATGCGCGTGATGTTCGTCAGCGTCGCCATCAACGTCGTCCTCGACCCGCTCCTCATCTTCGGCTGGTGGGTGTTCCCCGAGATGGGCATCGCGGGCGCTGCCGTCGCCACCATCTTCGCGCGCCTCGTCGCCGCCGCCGTCGGCGTCTACGTGCTCTTCTTCACGGACGCCGGCCCCGACATCTCGCTGTCGCAGTTCGCGCCGGATGTCTCGATGATTTCCCGCATCGTCCGTGTCGGCACGCCCAGCGCCGCCGAGCAGTCCACGAGCGCGCTCGCGATGATTACGCTCACCGCGATGGTGGCGTCGTTCGCGCCCGCCGTCGTGGGCGCGTTCGGCCTCGGCAACCGTCTCATCTCGCTGGTGTTCCTCCCCGCGATGGGGCTCGGCCGCGCCACCAACACGATGGTCGGCCAGAACCTCGGCGCGAAACAGACCGAGCGCGCCGAACGCGCCGTCTGGCTCGCCGCGAAAGTCGCCGCCGGCGTCCTCTTCGCGGTCGCCATCGTCGCCGTCATCTTCCCGCGCCCCATCGTCTCGGTGTTTCTCAGCCCCGGCGCGGAGAACGCCGCCGCAATCGTCGAGTACGGGTCGACGTACGTCCGCATCCGCGCCATCGAGTTCGTCTTCGTCGGCGTCGTCCAGGTCCTGCTCGGCGCGTTCCGCGGCGCCGGCAACACGAAGACCGCGATGGTGATTTCGATGGTGACGCTGTGGATCGGCCGCGTCCTCACGGTCTACCTGTTCGCGTTCGTGCTCGACTGGGGTGCCACCGGTATCTGGGTCGGAATGGCCTTCGGGAACATCACCGGCGCAATCGTCGCCGCCGCGTGGTTCACGCGCGGCACGTGGAAACGCACGCTCGTCGACGCCGACGAGCCCGAGGCCGCCTGA
- a CDS encoding 2Fe-2S iron-sulfur cluster-binding protein, whose product MVNTLGLLLGVGMALTLVGLHFLKGTPKPVPEDIASEVLEQRASTVPETDFPEPYNRSIGGGGGAGAVAGGAAEGELEEEGEEEEGFDPESIPEDEVEYYEIEFVKEGETIEVGNNESLLDAGEEEGWDLPYACRQGQCLSCGGRIASGEDSHDLVQHTNNETLSDDEMEKGYMLTCTAYPTAEFSLETDETP is encoded by the coding sequence ATGGTGAACACACTGGGGCTGCTGCTCGGTGTCGGGATGGCGCTCACGCTCGTTGGGCTCCACTTCCTGAAGGGCACGCCGAAGCCCGTCCCCGAGGACATCGCCAGCGAGGTCCTCGAACAGCGCGCCTCGACGGTTCCGGAGACCGACTTCCCGGAGCCGTACAACCGCTCCATCGGCGGTGGCGGCGGTGCCGGCGCAGTCGCGGGCGGCGCTGCGGAAGGCGAACTCGAAGAGGAGGGCGAGGAGGAGGAAGGCTTCGACCCCGAGTCCATCCCGGAGGACGAAGTCGAGTACTACGAAATCGAGTTCGTCAAGGAAGGCGAGACCATCGAGGTCGGGAACAACGAGAGCCTCCTCGACGCCGGCGAAGAGGAGGGTTGGGACCTGCCGTACGCCTGCCGTCAGGGCCAGTGCCTGTCGTGCGGTGGCCGTATCGCCAGCGGCGAGGACTCCCACGACCTCGTCCAGCACACGAACAACGAGACGCTCAGCGACGACGAGATGGAGAAGGGATACATGCTGACGTGTACCGCCTACCCGACCGCGGAATTCTCCCTCGAAACCGACGAGACGCCGTAA